A region of the Bryobacteraceae bacterium genome:
ACAGGCGCCTCCGGATGGTACATCCTCGGGCCGGAAGTGCGTGAGTTCGAGCGCCGTCTGGCGGCGTTGTGGGGCCTGCGCGAGGCCGTCGGCGTGGCCAGCGGCCTCGACGCGCTGGAAATCGGCCTGCGCATCCTGGGGCTCCGGACGGGCGAAAGGGTGCTCGTGCCGCCGGTGTCGGCGTTCGCCACGGCGCTGGCGGTGATCCGCGTCGGCGGCGTGCCGGTGTTCGCGCCGTGCACTCCCGGCGGGCTCGTGGACCTGGAGGCCTGTGAAGCGCTGATCGAGCGCGATCCGTCCCTCCGCTTTTTCGTGCCGGTTCATCTTTACGGGCACTGCCTGGAGATGGAGAGGCTCGCGCGGATCGCCGCATGCGGAGTGAGGATCGTGGAAGACTGCGCGCAGTCGATCCTGGCGCGGTCCAACGGGCGCGCCTGCGGGACAGCGGGCCTCGTGGCCGCGGTGAGCTTTTATCCAACGAAGAACCTGGGTGCGATGGGCGACGGCGGCGCGGTGCTGACGGACGATGCGGAGCTGGCGGCGCGGGCCCGTCAATGGCGCGATTACGGGCAACAGGGCAAGTATCGCCACGTCGTGCCCGGCGCCAACAGCCGGCTCGATGAACTTCAGGCGGCGTTCCTGCTCGACGCCGGGCTGGCGCGGCTGGAGCGCTGGACGGCGCGGCGGCGCTGGATTGCGGAACAATACCGGGCCGGCATCCGGCATGCGCAGATCGAGCTCCCTGCCCCGCCCCGCGGTTCGGAGTCCGTGTGGCATCTGTTCCCGGTGCTTGTGCCCGATGGCGCGAAAGAGGCCTTCCGGCGGCACCTGGAGTCTCAGGGCGTTCAAACGGGCGAACATTATCCGGCCCCCATGTTCGACCAGCCTGCCATGCAGGGCTGCCCGCACGAGGTGGCCGGCGATCCGGAGCCGGCGCGCGCCTTCTGCCGCCGCGAGGTGAGCCTGCCGATCCATCCGTATCTCACCGACGCCGAGGTGAGCCGGGTCATTGAAGCCTGCAACGGCTGGCCGGGTGCGCCGGGGAGCGCCTGAGGCCCGCTCCGGCGGGATATGCTGGAACGCATGAGAAGTCTGATGGTTCCCGCACTGTTCGTCTGCGTCGCCGCGGCGCTGATGGCCCAATTGCCCAGGGGCGCGAAGCCGCCCGGCGAAGACTGGGTTCAGCTGTTCAATGGCCGGGACCTGACCGGCTGGCGGCCGGTAGGAAAGGAAGAGTGGACGGTGGAAAACGGCGTGTTGATCGGGCGCGCCGTCACGAAGGATTATGGGTATCTCGAAACGGAAAAAGACTACCGCAATTTCCAGCTATCGCTGAAATTCAAATGCATCGGGACGGGAAATTCCGGCGTATATTTTCACACCCGGTTCCGGCCGGGCACTGCGGACGTCAGCCAGGGGGCGCAGTTCGAGATCGACTGCGCGATCGGCCGCCACACCGGCGGCGTGTATGGCTTCGGACGCCAGTGGATCGTCTGGCCGGCGCCGGAAAACGAGACCGTCGTGCGCCAGAACGAGTGGAACGAAATGCTGGTCATCGTGAATGGAAACCGGTACATCTCGCGGCTTAACGGCGTGCCGATGGTTGACTTTACGGATCCGCGCGCGCCGTTCCTCACCGGCACCATCGCCCTGCAACTGCATTCGGGCGGCGAAGGCCACATGCAGTTCCGCGACATCTGGATCCGCGAGCTGCCCTGAGCCTGCCTCGTCCCTGATCTGCTACGCTCGGAATGACGAGGCCGGCGTGCCGCCCCGAGCCATGCATCGAAACCCGACCGGAAGGATCCGCGTCCCTTCCTTTTCCGCGCTTTTCCTCATGATTGCTGCCATCGCTTCCGCCGCTGATGCGCCACCGGCGCTCCAGATCCGTCAGAAGACGCTGAAAAACGGGCTGCGCATTGTCGCGGCCGAAGACCGCTCGCGTCCGGTCATCAATCTTCAGGTGTGGTATCACGTGGGCTCGAAAGACGAAAAACCCGGCCGGACGGGCTTCGCTCACCTGTTCGAGCACCTGATGTTCCGGGGCTCGAAGAATGTGGGGCCCGAGGAGCACATGCGCCTGGTGCGGCAGGCGGGCGGCGTGGTGAACGCCTACACGACATTCGACACGACGGTGTACTGGGAGACGTTCCCCTCGAATTACCTCGAACGGATGCTGTGGCTGGAGGCCGACCGGATGGCGTCGCTGGACGTCTCCAGGGAAAACTTCGAGAAGGAACGCGAGGTGGTGAAGGAAGAACGCCGGCTGCGCTTCGAAAATCCTCCATACGGCAACCTCCTCGAGCAGGTTCTCCGCAACACCTACCAGCGGTATCCGTACCGGCACGTGCCCATCGGGTCGATGGAAGACCTGAACCGGGCTACCATCGCCGACGTGCGCGACTTCCATTCGACCTACTACGTGCCGAACAACGCCACGCTCGTTCTGGTGGGCGATCTGGACGCCGAAGAGGCGTTCCGGCTGGCCGAGAAGCATTTCGGCGGGATTCCGCGCGGGCGCCGCGTGCCGCGGGTGCGGGTGAAAGAACCGGAACAGAAGCGGCGGCGCGAGGCGGTGGTCGAAGATGCCAAGGCGCCGCTTGACGCGGTGGTGGCGAGCTACCATCTGCCGCCGGCCGGCCATCCGGATTCCTATGCCCTGGAGATCGCCGCGTCCATCCTTTCGACGGGACAGTCTTCGCGTCTGTACCGCCGGCTGGTTTATGAGCAGCAGTCGGCGATGGCGGCGCAAGGGGAGGCGCTGTTTCTGGAAGGTCCGTCGGTGTTTTTCTGCTTCGCCATCGCCAATCCGGGCAGGGATATCCGTCAGATCCTTTCAGAAATGGAGAATATTTTGACGGAAATGTCGCAGAAACCGCCAGCTGAAGAAGAACTGACAAAGGCCAAAAATCAGATTGTGGCCTCGTTTATTCTCGAGCAGGAAAGCATGCAGGGGAAAGCGGATTTCCTCGGCAAATGCGCGGTATTGTATGGCGATCCGGGCCGCTATAACACGGAACTCGACCGCTACCGCAACGTCTCCGCCGCCGACGTCCAGCGCGTGGTGCGTACCTACCTGGCGCCCGAACGCCAGACGCGCGTCTTCCTGCGGCCTGCCGCCGCCAGGGCGAAATAATAGGAGAACCCCGCGTGCGCGCGACCCTGCTGATTCTCGCAATGATGACATCCATGACCGACCACGCCCAGACCGCGAACAGGGTGGCGCCTCCGCCGCCGGCGCCGCCGCGCCCCTACGAGTTTCCGCGGGCGGCATCGCGGACGCTCGCCAACGGATTGCGCGTCTTTGTCATCGAAGACCGGCGCCTGCCGCTGGTGACCGCCTCGATGCAGCTCCTGGCGGGCCATGCCTACGCGCCGCCCGAAAAAGCCGGGCTGGCCATGATGACCGCCGCGCTGCTGCGCGAGGGTACGAAAACGCGCAGCTCGCAGCAGATCGCCCGCGCCGTGGACGGCGCGGGCGGGCGGCTGGAGGCCAACGCCGGCAACGACGTGGCCACCATCTCGATGACGTTTCTGAAATCCCATGCCGATACAGGATTCGAGTTGATGGCGGACATCGTCGAGAACCCCGTCTTCGCCCCCGAGGAGCTGGAGCGGCAGCGGCAGCAGGCGCTTTCCGGTCTCCAGGTTCAGTACGCCAGCGCCCAGTACCTTGCTTCCGCCGCGGCAGCGCGCAATATCCTCGGAACGCATCCCTACGCGTGGCCGGGCGACGGCACGCCGGACACGGTGGCCGCTCTTCAGCGGGAGGACGTGGTCGCTTTCTATGAACGCTTTTACGCGCCCAACCGTGCCTGGCTGGTCATCGCCGGCGACGTGAGCGCCGACGAGGGGTTCGCCCAGGCCGAGAAGTGGTTCGGCGGCTGGAAGAAGCAGGGCCCGGCCGATGACCCGCTGCCTCCGGCTCCGGAACCCGAGCCGCGGGTGCTGGTGATCGACATGCCGACGGAAAACCAGACCCAGATCGCCGTCGGCCAGCCGGGCGTTCCGCGCAATCACCCGGATTACATCGCGCTCCAGATCGGCAACCAGATCTTCGGCGGCAGCTTCAATTCCCGGCTCAACATGAAATTGCGGGCCAATGAAGGCCTGACATATGGCGCCAATTCCTACTTTGAGCCGAGCCGTTTTGCCGGGATTTTCGAGGCATCCACCTTTACAAGGACGGAAAAAACCGCCGATGCCATCCGCATGCTGGTGGACCTGCTGAAGGAATTCCGCGAAAATCCGGCCACGGACGAAGAGTTTGCAGAGGCAAAAGCGTTCCTTAATGGTTCGTTCGCCATCGCCACCGAGACGGCCGGCTCGGTTGCCTCGCGTGTGTTGACGGCGGAAGTCCACGGCCTGGGCAGTGACTACTGGCAGCGCTACCGGGAGCGGCTGGAGAAGACGACACGGGCAGAAGTGGAGTCGGCGGTCCGGCGGTTTCTCCGTCCGGACCGCCTGGCCGTCACTGCCGTGGGCAACGCCAAAGAGTTTTCCAGGGCCCTGGAGGCTTTCGGGCCAGTGCGCGTGATCCCCGCTGCGGAACTGGATCTGGCTTCGCCGGA
Encoded here:
- the wxcK gene encoding aminotransferase, whose protein sequence is MILLNDFRRLWEDTAAAFHAALERTGASGWYILGPEVREFERRLAALWGLREAVGVASGLDALEIGLRILGLRTGERVLVPPVSAFATALAVIRVGGVPVFAPCTPGGLVDLEACEALIERDPSLRFFVPVHLYGHCLEMERLARIAACGVRIVEDCAQSILARSNGRACGTAGLVAAVSFYPTKNLGAMGDGGAVLTDDAELAARARQWRDYGQQGKYRHVVPGANSRLDELQAAFLLDAGLARLERWTARRRWIAEQYRAGIRHAQIELPAPPRGSESVWHLFPVLVPDGAKEAFRRHLESQGVQTGEHYPAPMFDQPAMQGCPHEVAGDPEPARAFCRREVSLPIHPYLTDAEVSRVIEACNGWPGAPGSA
- a CDS encoding peptidase M16: MIAAIASAADAPPALQIRQKTLKNGLRIVAAEDRSRPVINLQVWYHVGSKDEKPGRTGFAHLFEHLMFRGSKNVGPEEHMRLVRQAGGVVNAYTTFDTTVYWETFPSNYLERMLWLEADRMASLDVSRENFEKEREVVKEERRLRFENPPYGNLLEQVLRNTYQRYPYRHVPIGSMEDLNRATIADVRDFHSTYYVPNNATLVLVGDLDAEEAFRLAEKHFGGIPRGRRVPRVRVKEPEQKRRREAVVEDAKAPLDAVVASYHLPPAGHPDSYALEIAASILSTGQSSRLYRRLVYEQQSAMAAQGEALFLEGPSVFFCFAIANPGRDIRQILSEMENILTEMSQKPPAEEELTKAKNQIVASFILEQESMQGKADFLGKCAVLYGDPGRYNTELDRYRNVSAADVQRVVRTYLAPERQTRVFLRPAAARAK
- a CDS encoding hypothetical protein (possible pseudo, frameshifted) — protein: MRATLLILAMMTSMTDHAQTANRVAPPPPAPPRPYEFPRAASRTLANGLRVFVIEDRRLPLVTASMQLLAGHAYAPPEKAGLAMMTAALLREGTKTRSSQQIARAVDGAGGRLEANAGNDVATISMTFLKSHADTGFELMADIVENPVFAPEELERQRQQALSGLQVQYASAQYLASAAAARNILGTHPYAWPGDGTPDTVAALQREDVVAFYERFYAPNRAWLVIAGDVSADEGFAQAEKWFGGWKKQGPADDPLPPAPEPEPRVLVIDMPTENQTQIAVGQPGVPRNHPDYIALQIGNQIFGGSFNSRLNMKLRANEGLTYGANSYFEPSRFAGIFEASTFTRTEKTADAIRMLVDLLKEFRENPATDEEFAEAKAFLNGSFAIATETAGSVASRVLTAEVHGLGSDYWQRYRERLEKTTRAEVESAVRRFLRPDRLAVTAVGNAKEFSRALEAFGPVRVIPAAELDLASPEMVKRKQ